The DNA window CAGGGTGGCAATGTCAATAATAAATTCGGGTTTAAAATTTTTAATCAAATAGGATAATCCGTCTGCCAAAACCAATCGTCCTTCGGCGTCGGTATCTATAATTTCTATCGAATATCCGCTGTAACTTTGGATCACATCGCTTGGATAAAACGATTTGGCATCGACCGAATTTTCTGCGCAAGGCACAATCGCTGTAATTTTCACGGGTAATTTTAAATCCGAAATCAATTGCATAGCACCAAAAACTGCTGCGCCACCCGCCATATCACATTTCATATGAACCATTCCAGCAGTTTTGATATTCAGCCCGCCCGTGTCAAAGGTGATTCCTTTTCCCACCAAACCTAGGTGCTTGGTTTTAGCATTGGCATTTTCGGGAACATAATTCATAATTACAAATTGAGGTTCTTCGTCGCTTCCTTTTCCAACAGATAAAAAAGCGCCTAGACCTGCTTTTTTTGACCCTTCCAAACCTAAAGTCTCTACCTCAAAACCGAATTTTTTTCCACTTTGGTTTGCCCAATTAGATAAGTATTTAGGCGTGACGACATTGGGAGGTAAATCAACCAAATTCAATATTTCGAGTTGAGCGTTGGCAATTTTTATCGCTTTGCTAACCGTTTCGGAAACCTCCTTTTTGCATAGTAAAGAAAGTTCAAAATCTTCGCTTAAAAATGGATGCTTCTCTGTTTTTTTGAAATGTCCCAAATCGTACGTTCCCAAATAAAGACCTGAAACAGCGGCTTCAACTTGTTCATCTGAAAATTGTTCAGGCAAAACCAGCGCTACTTTGGAACCAAAAGATTCTTTTTGTTTGGATGCAATTCTTCGGAAAATAGTTTTCAAAGTTTTATAATCAATTGTTGATCCCAAACCGATGAATAGATGAAGACTATCGTATTTATCGACTACATAATGCGTATCTTTTTTGCCACAGAATACTTTTGATGGAACCGCGACGCCGTGAAATTCTAACGGGACTAAACTTTTTGCGTAGGTTTCAAAAACGGGAATCAAGATGGTTCCAGAAAATCCCTCAAGATTTTTTATTGTAATTGTTTTCATTAGAATATCCTTTTATTTTTTTAGACGCGTTGCATTGCGCCCGTACATTATTCCATTTTAGAATTGAAAAAAAGCCACTCAATAGCCTTTGGAAATTCATCGCTCCAATAGGTTTCACTATGCTTTCCCTCCATATTAATACTCAAATTAATTTTCATTTTGTCTTTTACAAATTCACTCGCGATGCTATTTTTTTTAAATTTTTTCACGTGCTCAATCATAGTATCGCTTTCATCTCCGCCTGCATACAAATAGATTTTGGTATCACTATTTTCTGCGGTTTCCGAATCGATTTTAATTTTGGGAACCACCCATAAAGAGGGCGAAAAAATCATCAATTTTCCAAAAACTTCCGGATAGCGCAAACCACTGAAAATACTAACTAAGCCGCCCATAGAGCTGCCGCCGATTCCTGTAAATTCTCGTTCTTTTTTGGTTCTAAAATTACTATCAACAAAAGGTTTCAATGTCTGAGTAAGAAATTTTATATATTTTTTTCCCTGACCTTTTCCAAGTAAAGTTTTGCCGACATTGTATTCTTTTATTCTGTCTTTTTCAGCGTGTTCAATGGCGATGATAATTATTTTACCAATCTTATATTCGGCCATAACAGCCAGTTTTTTATCAATTTCCCAATTGCCGTATTGCGCCTCTTCATTGAATAAATTCTGAGCATCCTGCAAATACATTACGGGATAACTTTCGGTTGAAGTGTCGTAATCGTGCGGCAATAAAGCCCAAATTTTACGAGTCTTATTGAGTTGAGGAATTTCAAAATCCTCTGAAATCAACAAAACTTTGGGCAAATAATTGGTTTTGTATGGCAACCAGTTTTTTCTCCATTTGGGGACATATTCTTTTATTATTCCCGTGTGCTGCTTTGAAGAACGGTTAGAGGTAATTTCATCATTTTTTCCAATTTCTACCTCGCTCCAATCCCCTTTGGTAAATTTATACAGCAATTCTTCTGGATAAGTAAAATTCGAAGGAAATTCAAACAGGTACAAATTAGCACCAATTTGTTCCATCATAAAATTTTTGTCTTGTGTTTTCCAATTATTGAAATTTCCCGAAATATAAACAGGCCTTGAATCATCTGCATCGGTTTCTAAATGAATTTGAAGCCCTGTATTTTTATTAATAATTTCTTGAGTTGTGATTGTATTCCCTGAATTCATCTCTTGCATTGTCGTATTGTCATTTGTAATAAAAAGTAAATATAGTAGATTGCGATTGGATATAAAAGAAAAAAAGAAAACCCAATAGAAAATAGTTTCCTATTGGATTTTATAGATGAAATTTCATTAAAAAAATTGCTGTTATTTGTGACGACCTTTCAACACCTTGACAACGTCATTCAATTGAAATCCTTTGGCTTGTAATAGAATTAAATAATGAAAAAGTAAATCAGCGCTTTCGTCCAAAAATAAATGATCGTTATTGTCTTTGGCTTCAATAACCACTTCTACCGCTTCCTCTCCCACTTTCTGGGCAATTTTGTTGATTCCTTTTTCGAATAATGAGGCAACATAACTCTTTTGAGAATCCGCATTTTCACGTCGAGATTTGATGGTTTCTTCCAACTTTGAAATAAATCCATACTCCTGATTGTTAGTTTCTTGCCAGCACGTATCTGAACCTGTATGACAAGTTGGTCCTTGTGGTTTTACTTGGATTAAAAGTGTATCCGCATCGCAATCATTTTTGATGGAAACCAAGTTTAAAAAGTTGCCGCTTTCTTCGCCTTTTGTCCAAAGTCTTTGCTTGGAACGGCTATAAAATGTTACTTTTTTGGTATCCAAAGTTTTTTGATAGGATTCAGCATTCATATAACCCAACATCAATACGGTTTTGGTTTCGCTATCTTGAATAATCGCTGGAATCAATCCGTGTGCACTTTTTGAAAAATCTATTTCCATAATTTAAAGTTAGAAGCTAGAAGCTAGAAGCTAGAAGTTGCGAGGTTGAAATTTAAAACTTCGTACCTCGTACCTCTAAATTCGTACCTCAATATTATTATTTTTAAGTTCTTTTTTCAATGTTTTAATTTCAATTTCCTTGAAATGAAATACGCTTGCCGCCAAGGCTGCGTCTGCTTTTCCTTCGACAAAGGTATCAACAAAATGTTGGATATTTCCAGCTCCACCCGAAGCAATGATCGGAATGTTGACCAATTCAGATAAAATGGCCAAGGCTTCATTCGCAAAACCGTTCTTGGTTCCGTCGTGATTCATTGAGGTGAAAAGGATTTCTCCTGCGCCTCGTTGTTCCACTTCTTTTGCCCAATCGAATA is part of the Flavobacterium nackdongense genome and encodes:
- a CDS encoding alpha/beta hydrolase, translating into MQEMNSGNTITTQEIINKNTGLQIHLETDADDSRPVYISGNFNNWKTQDKNFMMEQIGANLYLFEFPSNFTYPEELLYKFTKGDWSEVEIGKNDEITSNRSSKQHTGIIKEYVPKWRKNWLPYKTNYLPKVLLISEDFEIPQLNKTRKIWALLPHDYDTSTESYPVMYLQDAQNLFNEEAQYGNWEIDKKLAVMAEYKIGKIIIIAIEHAEKDRIKEYNVGKTLLGKGQGKKYIKFLTQTLKPFVDSNFRTKKEREFTGIGGSSMGGLVSIFSGLRYPEVFGKLMIFSPSLWVVPKIKIDSETAENSDTKIYLYAGGDESDTMIEHVKKFKKNSIASEFVKDKMKINLSINMEGKHSETYWSDEFPKAIEWLFFNSKME
- the hisIE gene encoding bifunctional phosphoribosyl-AMP cyclohydrolase/phosphoribosyl-ATP diphosphatase HisIE, whose protein sequence is MEIDFSKSAHGLIPAIIQDSETKTVLMLGYMNAESYQKTLDTKKVTFYSRSKQRLWTKGEESGNFLNLVSIKNDCDADTLLIQVKPQGPTCHTGSDTCWQETNNQEYGFISKLEETIKSRRENADSQKSYVASLFEKGINKIAQKVGEEAVEVVIEAKDNNDHLFLDESADLLFHYLILLQAKGFQLNDVVKVLKGRHK
- a CDS encoding leucyl aminopeptidase family protein; this translates as MKTITIKNLEGFSGTILIPVFETYAKSLVPLEFHGVAVPSKVFCGKKDTHYVVDKYDSLHLFIGLGSTIDYKTLKTIFRRIASKQKESFGSKVALVLPEQFSDEQVEAAVSGLYLGTYDLGHFKKTEKHPFLSEDFELSLLCKKEVSETVSKAIKIANAQLEILNLVDLPPNVVTPKYLSNWANQSGKKFGFEVETLGLEGSKKAGLGAFLSVGKGSDEEPQFVIMNYVPENANAKTKHLGLVGKGITFDTGGLNIKTAGMVHMKCDMAGGAAVFGAMQLISDLKLPVKITAIVPCAENSVDAKSFYPSDVIQSYSGYSIEIIDTDAEGRLVLADGLSYLIKNFKPEFIIDIATLTGSSVGTFGYECGALFTNNEAVSKKLQESGDAIGERLWQLPLWDCYKSDIESDIADVKNYSGKPVAGAISAAKFLEYFTEEHKAWAHLDIAGVAFGDDEFAKSKHATAYGVHLLTKFIENLAH